Proteins encoded in a region of the Mucilaginibacter sabulilitoris genome:
- a CDS encoding peptidase associated/transthyretin-like domain-containing protein, which produces MKEISIGDIKEQRMGNVLDKIAKKGNFYFAYNNKTIPADSIVSVSGYRGTLFSLLDKLLGESYEFKEVPGYIVLRHAPGRLHLTAEVDKDLGLVKGYVNDASNQKEITQASVYEKNLLVSTLTDNKGYFELKLKNWSGSLLLTVTKENYRDTSLYLLPVVNVDSKHNNRKYKYYPDDGSGNGVEHSRFARFFISSKQLIQGMNLGNFFASRPYQVSLIPGLSSHGMYNSQIVDHVSYNILGGYTAGIDGVEMAGLFNINKKDMTFFQAAGIFNVVGGSTKGIQLAGAYNNVLNNAKGFQAAGLINRANNFTGVQMAGLFNVDQQASGFQAAGAFNRARSLNSGMQFAALFNTTGQSNGFQLAGFYNWSANEAGSQFAALFNRAKKVKGFQFALVNIADTSDYPIGIINFIKNGEKSLAISTDESLFTHLDFRSGGRVLYGLIGAGYKFDSTEPLYALDIGFGAHIVNHTKFSLNMEGTSQLTTNFKRKFYQINSFKVLPGYKFSKLIRVFAGPSFNVTSADLSDEAKINGWLLNRYIGSDKLTALSIGVTGGLQLVW; this is translated from the coding sequence ATGAAAGAGATTAGCATTGGCGACATTAAAGAACAGCGTATGGGTAACGTACTTGATAAAATTGCCAAAAAAGGCAATTTCTATTTCGCTTACAATAACAAAACAATCCCTGCCGACAGTATAGTATCCGTTTCTGGTTACCGGGGCACGCTTTTTAGTCTGCTTGATAAGTTATTGGGTGAAAGCTATGAATTTAAGGAGGTACCCGGATATATAGTACTAAGACATGCCCCCGGCAGGCTGCATTTAACTGCCGAAGTTGATAAGGACCTGGGGTTAGTAAAAGGCTATGTGAACGATGCCTCAAACCAAAAAGAGATAACCCAGGCCAGCGTTTACGAAAAGAACTTATTGGTATCAACCCTTACAGATAATAAGGGTTATTTTGAGCTTAAACTCAAAAACTGGAGCGGATCGCTTTTGCTTACAGTAACTAAAGAAAATTACCGGGACACGTCACTTTATCTATTACCTGTAGTTAATGTAGATTCTAAACATAATAACCGGAAATATAAATATTACCCTGATGACGGCTCGGGGAATGGTGTTGAACACAGCCGCTTTGCCCGTTTCTTTATCAGTTCAAAACAACTGATACAGGGTATGAATCTCGGTAATTTTTTTGCTTCACGCCCTTACCAGGTTTCGCTAATTCCCGGATTAAGTTCGCATGGCATGTATAACAGTCAGATAGTTGATCATGTTTCCTATAACATTTTAGGAGGATACACCGCGGGGATAGATGGCGTTGAAATGGCTGGTTTATTTAACATCAATAAAAAAGACATGACTTTTTTCCAGGCTGCCGGTATATTTAATGTTGTTGGCGGTAGTACCAAAGGTATTCAATTGGCCGGCGCTTATAACAACGTGCTTAATAACGCCAAAGGCTTTCAGGCAGCCGGCCTTATTAACAGGGCGAATAATTTTACCGGCGTACAAATGGCTGGTTTGTTCAATGTCGACCAGCAGGCAAGCGGCTTTCAGGCTGCGGGAGCATTTAACCGGGCCCGGAGCCTTAACAGCGGCATGCAGTTCGCGGCCCTATTCAATACCACTGGGCAATCAAACGGATTTCAGCTTGCCGGTTTCTATAATTGGTCTGCCAATGAAGCGGGTTCGCAATTTGCAGCTCTGTTTAACAGGGCAAAAAAAGTAAAAGGCTTTCAGTTTGCTTTAGTCAATATCGCCGACACCAGCGACTACCCCATAGGTATCATCAATTTTATTAAAAATGGTGAAAAAAGTTTGGCTATAAGTACCGATGAAAGTTTGTTTACCCACCTTGATTTCCGCTCCGGCGGCAGGGTATTATACGGATTGATAGGTGCTGGATATAAGTTTGACAGCACCGAACCTTTATATGCGCTTGATATTGGTTTTGGAGCGCACATTGTTAATCACACGAAGTTTTCTTTAAATATGGAAGGCACATCGCAATTAACTACCAATTTTAAAAGGAAGTTTTATCAAATCAATTCATTTAAAGTGTTGCCTGGTTATAAGTTCAGTAAACTCATAAGGGTATTTGCAGGTCCTTCATTTAACGTAACATCTGCCGACTTAAGCGACGAAGCGAAAATTAACGGATGGCTACTTAACAGGTATATAGGTAGCGACAAATTAACCGCCCTCAGCATTGGAGTAACCGGCGGGCTGCAGTTGGTTTGGTAA